A genomic window from Tolypothrix sp. PCC 7910 includes:
- a CDS encoding RNA polymerase sigma factor: MWATLQQKACISSIGLEIENLGTDRIFCDLPQSHSNFWQLWEQYQNYFYHRCLKWMGGNIHDAEDLLSRAMLKAWNQWSDYAGKIANPKAWLSRLIHNLSVDLHRQRQRESQIKQDTTINSQLEFPDSELLRRELGAYLRYKIECLPPRLRDPFILRCCLQKSYREIAQQLALSEDNVWKRVKQAQSILKKQVKKYLAGEDQTALDSPSLKNVTSTHLSQAILLSCQEKLHHLETLYTKSPDSQANFVTEKGEIYNLKLLSNLDASLLTESIIEEINYQVTGICLESLSHTWYSSPSPLEWH; the protein is encoded by the coding sequence ATGTGGGCAACTTTGCAGCAAAAAGCCTGTATTTCCTCAATAGGGCTGGAAATTGAGAACTTAGGAACAGACCGAATCTTTTGCGATTTACCTCAAAGCCACAGCAACTTTTGGCAATTGTGGGAACAGTATCAAAATTATTTTTATCATCGTTGCCTCAAGTGGATGGGCGGTAATATTCATGATGCTGAAGATTTGCTCAGTCGAGCAATGCTCAAAGCTTGGAATCAATGGTCAGATTATGCCGGAAAAATCGCCAATCCTAAAGCTTGGTTAAGTCGGCTGATCCATAACCTGAGTGTAGATTTACATCGACAACGCCAGCGAGAGAGTCAAATTAAACAAGATACAACAATCAATTCCCAGTTAGAATTTCCGGATTCTGAACTTTTACGTCGTGAACTAGGGGCATATCTCCGCTACAAAATTGAATGCTTACCACCTAGACTGCGCGATCCTTTTATCCTGCGCTGCTGTCTACAGAAATCATATAGAGAAATTGCCCAGCAACTTGCCCTTTCAGAAGATAACGTTTGGAAACGGGTTAAACAGGCGCAAAGCATTCTCAAAAAGCAGGTGAAGAAGTATCTAGCCGGAGAAGATCAGACGGCTTTAGATTCTCCGTCTTTAAAAAATGTGACTTCCACACACCTCTCTCAAGCGATTCTCCTCTCCTGTCAGGAAAAACTTCATCATCTAGAGACTTTATATACAAAGTCTCCAGACTCCCAGGCAAATTTTGTTACGGAAAAGGGTGAAATCTACAACCTCAAACTCCTATCTAATTTGGATGCTTCGCTATTAACAGAAAGCATCATTGAGGAAATTAACTATCAAGTAACTGGTATATGTCTAGAAAGCTTGTCACACACTTGGTACAGTTCTCCCAGCCCTCTGGAGTGGCACTGA
- a CDS encoding DUF4912 domain-containing protein produces MAKERPPLEEMTLRQLRKVASEYGISRYSRMRKSQLLASIQEVQRSKFSLSPSRSLEAQETVEAAKFELGQEDRNGGLLIDVDEELGDLPAGYGESRIVLLPRDPQWAYTYWDVPNEHKEELRRQGGQQLALRIYDVTEINIDFQSPHSLQEYPADELAREWYLPIPVSDRDYVIDIGYRAVDGRWLVLARSARVHIPPVYPSDWIEDVFVTVNFEEDLRGKTVYELVPPAKKIATTAYANGNGNPIYDQIFGMAESAEAQRVAGSLFGSMQHVPGSVTPEQAISSYIFPSGVGMWAVPTTSGLNMSGVGMSGVGFSASAVPVRPRKFWLIADAELIVYGATEPDATVTIGGRPIKLNPDGTFRFQMSFQDGLIDYPILAVAADGEQTRSIHMKFNRETPSRNTNTKDEAVLEWLS; encoded by the coding sequence ATGGCAAAAGAACGCCCGCCGCTAGAGGAGATGACATTGCGGCAATTACGCAAAGTAGCGAGTGAATATGGAATTTCTCGTTACAGCCGGATGCGTAAATCACAATTACTGGCATCAATTCAAGAAGTTCAGCGCAGCAAGTTTTCACTTAGTCCATCTCGTTCACTGGAGGCACAGGAAACCGTGGAAGCAGCAAAATTCGAGTTAGGTCAAGAAGATCGTAATGGTGGTTTACTCATTGATGTTGATGAGGAACTAGGAGATCTACCTGCTGGTTACGGTGAAAGCCGGATTGTACTTTTACCACGCGATCCTCAGTGGGCTTATACCTACTGGGATGTTCCCAATGAGCATAAAGAAGAACTACGGAGACAAGGGGGACAACAGCTAGCGCTGCGGATTTATGATGTTACTGAAATAAATATTGATTTCCAAAGTCCCCATAGCTTGCAAGAATATCCTGCTGATGAATTGGCTAGAGAATGGTATCTACCAATTCCCGTGAGCGATCGCGACTATGTAATTGATATTGGCTATCGTGCTGTTGACGGACGCTGGTTAGTTCTAGCGCGTTCTGCACGTGTACATATTCCTCCTGTCTATCCTTCAGACTGGATTGAGGATGTGTTCGTCACCGTCAACTTTGAAGAGGACTTGCGTGGTAAGACTGTTTACGAATTGGTTCCCCCAGCCAAGAAAATTGCTACCACAGCCTACGCTAACGGTAACGGTAACCCGATTTACGACCAAATCTTTGGTATGGCGGAATCTGCTGAAGCACAACGTGTTGCAGGTTCTCTGTTTGGTTCCATGCAGCACGTACCTGGTTCTGTAACACCAGAACAGGCTATCAGCTCCTACATTTTCCCATCTGGTGTAGGTATGTGGGCAGTTCCCACCACCTCTGGTTTAAATATGTCTGGTGTGGGAATGTCTGGTGTTGGCTTCTCCGCCTCTGCTGTACCAGTACGTCCTCGCAAGTTCTGGTTAATTGCTGATGCTGAATTAATTGTTTACGGTGCAACCGAACCAGATGCTACCGTGACAATTGGCGGTCGTCCAATTAAGCTAAATCCAGATGGTACATTCCGCTTCCAAATGTCCTTCCAAGATGGTTTAATCGACTATCCTATCTTGGCTGTTGCTGCTGATGGCGAGCAAACCCGCTCAATTCACATGAAGTTTAATCGTGAAACACCATCCCGCAATACCAACACCAAAGACGAAGCCGTTTTAGAATGGCTGTCTTAA
- a CDS encoding tetratricopeptide repeat protein, giving the protein MSRKLVTHLVQFSQPSGVALNAHLVLESKPTRQDQKLKTLSKYVQQYPQGWKKRLELADLLYSIGSWQQAVEEYRQVVERQPQLINVWLQLGKILQLMGKQTEAIEVYENALALSGNDATQHHIGGLIAICRGDTHKAIRVFDSAATLQPQKIVHWLALGQVQMERENPLEALRAFDQVLSLNPHDVLAMIHSYDALMAVGNFQKARERLSRAIALAPDDLRVLQRQLDERCGMRLVSGEEGKQTKKLINSILQQTPNTAQAYKSLANYHIFRGDWMQGVGVLAEFTEQHPNHPSGWYYYGRCLFYIGEYQAAALAMLKAYRLYPHDCEIYRALCEILPVQPHPSSDENGNINLALIVEEMLKRFPERWSVWATAGRVLVETFQDIERGCSVSWQGTQLQPQLPDAWFRHGRVLSLANKHQEALAALQQGWQLLPKAEGYLQSVSAAVWLGESYRLLGDDRASQKWWEEACDQSQQLRLLNSARADYWLGRALEGLGDVKGAIAAYGSALSQQLLYPVRGEVEASVKRLQTMLRKGYRASG; this is encoded by the coding sequence ATGTCTAGAAAGCTTGTCACACACTTGGTACAGTTCTCCCAGCCCTCTGGAGTGGCACTGAATGCTCACTTGGTTTTAGAGTCAAAGCCAACTAGACAAGACCAAAAACTCAAAACCTTAAGTAAATACGTCCAGCAATATCCTCAAGGATGGAAGAAACGCCTGGAGTTGGCTGATTTGCTCTACTCCATAGGAAGTTGGCAACAAGCAGTTGAGGAATACCGCCAAGTGGTTGAACGACAACCACAATTAATTAATGTGTGGCTGCAACTGGGAAAAATCTTGCAGCTAATGGGAAAACAGACAGAAGCTATAGAGGTGTATGAAAATGCCTTAGCATTATCTGGCAATGATGCGACTCAACACCATATAGGCGGATTGATTGCGATTTGTAGAGGTGACACTCACAAAGCAATCAGGGTTTTTGATTCTGCAGCGACTTTACAACCGCAAAAAATAGTTCACTGGCTAGCATTGGGACAAGTGCAGATGGAGAGAGAAAACCCTCTTGAGGCGTTACGAGCCTTTGATCAGGTTTTATCACTCAACCCACATGATGTTTTGGCCATGATTCACAGCTATGATGCGCTGATGGCAGTGGGGAATTTTCAAAAAGCTAGAGAAAGGTTAAGTAGAGCGATCGCTCTTGCTCCAGATGATTTGCGGGTACTGCAACGACAGTTAGATGAGCGTTGTGGGATGAGATTGGTATCTGGTGAAGAGGGTAAGCAGACTAAAAAACTGATTAATTCCATTCTGCAACAGACTCCTAATACTGCTCAAGCCTACAAATCTTTAGCAAATTATCATATTTTCCGAGGGGATTGGATGCAAGGAGTTGGGGTATTAGCAGAGTTTACAGAACAACACCCCAATCATCCTAGTGGTTGGTATTACTATGGGCGGTGCTTGTTCTACATAGGAGAATATCAAGCGGCAGCGCTGGCGATGCTCAAAGCTTACCGTCTCTATCCCCATGATTGTGAAATCTATCGGGCGTTGTGTGAGATTTTGCCTGTTCAACCTCATCCCTCATCTGATGAAAACGGTAATATCAACCTAGCTTTGATAGTAGAAGAAATGCTGAAGCGGTTTCCTGAACGTTGGAGTGTTTGGGCAACTGCGGGACGAGTGCTAGTAGAAACTTTTCAAGATATTGAGAGGGGATGTAGTGTTTCTTGGCAAGGGACACAACTTCAGCCTCAGTTACCAGATGCTTGGTTTCGTCATGGGCGGGTATTGTCTTTAGCAAATAAACATCAAGAAGCATTAGCAGCACTACAACAAGGATGGCAGTTATTACCAAAAGCAGAAGGTTATTTGCAATCTGTATCTGCTGCAGTGTGGCTGGGAGAGAGTTACCGATTACTGGGAGATGATAGGGCGAGTCAGAAGTGGTGGGAAGAGGCTTGTGACCAAAGTCAGCAACTAAGGTTATTAAATTCAGCTAGAGCTGATTACTGGCTAGGGAGAGCATTAGAGGGTTTAGGAGATGTGAAAGGTGCGATCGCAGCTTATGGAAGTGCCTTGAGTCAGCAGTTACTCTATCCAGTGCGTGGGGAAGTTGAGGCATCTGTAAAACGTTTGCAAACAATGCTGCGGAAGGGTTATCGTGCTTCAGGCTAG
- the pdhA gene encoding pyruvate dehydrogenase (acetyl-transferring) E1 component subunit alpha: MVQERTLPTFNTATVKITKEEGLRLYEDMVLGRFFEDKCAEMYYRGKMFGFVHLYNGQEAVSTGVIQGAMRPGEDYVSSTYRDHVHALSAGVPAREVMAELFGKATGCSKGRGGSMHMFSAEHRLLGGYAFVAEGIPVAAGAAFQSKYRREVLGDQSADQVTACFFGDGAANNGQFFETLNMAALWKLPILFVIENNKWAIGMAHDRATSDPEIYKKASAFNMAGVEVDGMDVLAVRAVAQEAVARARAGEGPTVIEALTYRFRGHSLADPDELRSKAEKEFWFARDPIKKLAAYLIEHNLSDQEELKGIDRKIQGVIDDAVKFAESSPEPDPSELYRFVFAEDE, translated from the coding sequence ATGGTTCAAGAACGCACGTTACCCACCTTTAATACCGCTACTGTCAAGATAACTAAAGAAGAAGGCTTGCGGTTGTATGAGGACATGGTCTTAGGGCGCTTTTTTGAAGACAAATGCGCCGAAATGTACTACAGAGGCAAAATGTTTGGTTTTGTCCATTTGTATAACGGTCAAGAAGCCGTTTCCACTGGCGTTATTCAAGGGGCGATGCGACCAGGAGAAGATTATGTTTCTAGTACTTACCGCGATCACGTCCATGCTTTAAGTGCAGGAGTTCCAGCCAGAGAAGTCATGGCAGAATTATTTGGCAAAGCCACTGGTTGCAGCAAAGGCCGTGGTGGTTCTATGCATATGTTTTCTGCGGAACATCGCCTATTAGGTGGTTATGCTTTTGTGGCTGAAGGTATCCCTGTAGCAGCTGGTGCCGCTTTTCAAAGCAAATATCGCCGCGAGGTATTAGGCGATCAAAGTGCTGATCAAGTTACCGCTTGCTTTTTTGGCGATGGTGCTGCTAATAACGGTCAGTTCTTTGAGACTTTGAATATGGCAGCTTTATGGAAACTGCCAATTCTGTTTGTGATCGAAAATAATAAGTGGGCAATTGGTATGGCTCACGATCGCGCTACTTCTGACCCAGAAATTTACAAAAAAGCCAGTGCCTTTAACATGGCGGGTGTAGAAGTAGACGGTATGGATGTGCTAGCTGTGCGTGCTGTCGCCCAAGAAGCTGTCGCCCGTGCCCGTGCTGGAGAAGGCCCGACCGTAATTGAAGCCTTAACTTACCGTTTCCGCGGTCACTCTCTAGCAGATCCAGACGAACTACGCAGCAAAGCCGAAAAAGAATTCTGGTTTGCCCGCGATCCAATTAAGAAGCTAGCAGCTTATTTAATTGAACACAATTTGTCAGATCAAGAAGAACTCAAAGGCATTGATCGCAAAATTCAAGGTGTCATCGACGATGCGGTGAAATTTGCCGAAAGTAGCCCCGAACCAGATCCTAGCGAGTTATATCGCTTTGTGTTTGCAGAAGACGAGTAA
- a CDS encoding IMS domain-containing protein, translating to MRIPLDYYRILGLPLAASEEQLRQAYSDRIVQLPRREYSQAAISSRKQLIEEAYVVLSDPKERSSYDQLYLAHAYDPDGTASATIAVDNRSGQNNGAIDTQNLSIEIAQDELVGALLILQDLGEYEIVLKLGRPYLVHKNNGGESKTGNNLATEEGRESDRPDVVLTIALACLELGREQWQQGHYENAANSLETGLEVLSREELFPSVQAEIQADLYKLRPYRILELLALPETNVAERRQGLELLQNILDDRGGIDGNGNDESGLNIDDFLRFIQQLRNHLTVAEQHKLFEAESKRPSAVATYLAVYALIARGFVQRQPALIRQAKQMLMRLGKRQDVHLEQSLCALLLGQTEEATRVLELSQEYEALAFIREKSQDSPDLLPGLCLYGEQWLQHEVFPHFRDLNKQTASLKSYFAQPQVQAYLEVLPSDAETTNESAVINRQPLSPPPNNNTQNRNNVPGSSRQFRHSRPPDPDLPETSPRWRSSTPTSVSYRTPDTPVTQFPSTERTAKEPHQNSNGAARVSQPDQASQRRRRKPSPSASRERALDTRQRYPQRRRNFANSLEGKTRLVWTVLVSLIVIVVFWFIVSTTFGFVRSIFTPSLKLPAGEQLSIEINQPVIQIPDPNSKPQTPDGPLTTTTAEEIIRSWLSTKAAALGPNHEVDNLQQILTGSSLLQWRSIALQDKSENRYRKYEHSLKVESVEKTDTDSDRTAVEATVKEITQFYQHGQLQKASDETLRVKYNLVRQEGIWRIQGMSVVNKITMNF from the coding sequence GTGCGAATTCCGCTAGATTACTACCGAATTTTAGGACTACCGTTAGCGGCAAGTGAAGAACAATTGCGGCAAGCATATAGCGATCGCATTGTACAGTTGCCGCGACGAGAGTATTCTCAAGCAGCAATTTCTTCGCGCAAACAACTTATAGAAGAAGCTTACGTGGTTTTATCAGATCCAAAAGAACGTAGCAGTTACGATCAGCTGTATCTTGCCCATGCTTATGACCCTGATGGTACTGCCTCTGCGACCATAGCAGTTGACAACCGCTCCGGACAAAATAATGGTGCAATTGATACACAAAATCTCAGTATTGAAATTGCTCAAGATGAGTTAGTAGGTGCTTTACTAATTTTACAAGACTTAGGAGAGTATGAAATAGTACTCAAATTAGGCCGTCCGTACTTAGTGCATAAAAATAATGGAGGAGAGAGCAAAACAGGCAATAATTTAGCCACTGAAGAAGGGCGAGAAAGCGATCGCCCTGATGTTGTTCTTACCATTGCTTTAGCTTGTCTAGAATTGGGACGGGAGCAATGGCAGCAAGGTCATTACGAAAACGCCGCCAATTCCTTAGAAACTGGTCTAGAAGTTCTATCTCGCGAAGAGTTATTTCCCAGCGTACAGGCAGAAATTCAAGCAGATCTTTATAAATTGCGACCATATCGGATTCTGGAATTACTAGCTTTACCAGAAACCAACGTCGCTGAACGTCGCCAAGGTCTGGAATTATTGCAGAATATCCTAGACGATCGCGGTGGCATTGATGGCAATGGTAATGATGAATCAGGTCTGAACATTGATGACTTTTTGCGATTTATTCAGCAGTTACGTAACCACTTAACCGTCGCAGAACAGCACAAGTTATTTGAAGCAGAAAGCAAACGTCCTTCTGCTGTTGCTACCTATTTGGCTGTCTATGCCTTGATAGCACGGGGTTTTGTGCAACGTCAACCAGCCTTGATTCGCCAAGCCAAGCAAATGTTGATGCGTTTGGGTAAGCGCCAAGATGTACATTTAGAACAATCACTCTGTGCGCTGCTACTAGGGCAAACTGAAGAAGCTACCCGCGTTTTAGAACTAAGTCAAGAATACGAGGCTTTAGCTTTTATTCGGGAAAAATCTCAAGATTCTCCAGACTTGTTACCTGGTCTATGTCTCTATGGAGAACAGTGGTTACAACATGAAGTGTTCCCCCACTTCCGAGATTTAAACAAGCAGACGGCTTCTTTAAAGAGTTACTTTGCTCAACCACAGGTACAAGCCTATTTAGAAGTTTTGCCTTCGGATGCGGAAACAACTAATGAATCGGCTGTAATTAACCGCCAACCTTTATCGCCACCACCAAACAACAATACCCAGAACCGTAACAACGTTCCTGGGAGTTCTCGACAATTCCGTCACAGCAGGCCTCCTGACCCAGACCTACCAGAAACTTCGCCCAGATGGAGATCATCAACCCCGACATCTGTTAGCTATCGCACACCAGATACGCCAGTCACACAGTTTCCCTCTACCGAACGGACAGCTAAGGAACCTCACCAAAACTCGAATGGTGCAGCTAGGGTTTCTCAACCAGATCAAGCTTCTCAACGTAGGCGGCGCAAGCCAAGTCCATCTGCTAGCCGAGAACGTGCATTAGATACCCGACAACGTTATCCGCAAAGACGGCGTAATTTTGCCAACTCCCTAGAAGGCAAAACCCGTCTCGTATGGACTGTATTGGTTTCTTTGATTGTCATAGTTGTTTTTTGGTTCATCGTCTCCACAACCTTTGGATTTGTCAGAAGTATCTTTACTCCGTCGCTAAAGTTACCAGCAGGCGAACAATTATCTATAGAAATTAATCAACCTGTTATCCAGATTCCTGACCCCAACAGCAAACCACAGACCCCAGACGGGCCTTTAACAACTACGACAGCTGAGGAAATTATTCGGAGTTGGTTATCTACCAAAGCGGCTGCTTTAGGGCCAAATCATGAGGTTGATAATTTACAACAAATTTTAACTGGTTCATCTTTATTGCAATGGCGTTCAATTGCCCTGCAAGATAAATCCGAGAACCGTTATCGAAAATACGAACATAGCCTCAAAGTAGAATCTGTAGAGAAAACTGATACCGATAGCGATCGCACAGCCGTGGAAGCTACTGTCAAGGAGATCACTCAGTTCTATCAACATGGTCAACTACAGAAAGCTTCGGACGAAACTTTGCGTGTTAAGTATAATTTGGTTCGCCAAGAAGGTATTTGGCGCATCCAGGGTATGTCAGTTGTCAACAAAATTACTATGAACTTTTAA
- a CDS encoding aldose epimerase, which produces MFSIAIQQQQYKTYILSDESAGSQLEVVPERGGIITRWRIQGEEILYLDGERFANPDLSVRGGIPILFPICGNLPDNTYTVDGKTYSLKQHGFARDLPWQVTDQVTHDKVSLTIVLNSNEQTKAVYPFDFQLVFAYELQGNTLEIKQQYQNLSSTPLPFSMGFHPYFQVADKNQLEFDIPSGEYQNQTTKEIYPFHGNFDFSQDEIDVAFKELTSQSASVVDNGRKLTLSLEYGNEYPILVFWTIKGKEFYCLEPWSAPRNSLNTGEHLIVLAPGESYQASVRLTANFF; this is translated from the coding sequence GTGTTTTCTATAGCGATTCAACAGCAGCAATACAAAACCTATATTCTTTCTGATGAAAGTGCAGGTTCGCAATTGGAAGTTGTTCCAGAACGGGGCGGTATTATTACCCGTTGGCGCATCCAAGGAGAAGAAATCCTTTATTTGGATGGGGAAAGATTTGCTAATCCTGATTTAAGTGTTAGGGGTGGAATTCCGATTTTGTTTCCCATCTGCGGCAACTTGCCTGATAATACTTACACCGTAGACGGTAAAACTTATTCCCTAAAACAGCATGGCTTTGCTCGTGATTTACCTTGGCAAGTGACTGACCAAGTAACCCACGATAAAGTTAGCTTAACTATAGTTCTCAACAGCAACGAGCAAACAAAAGCTGTTTATCCTTTTGATTTTCAGCTAGTGTTTGCCTACGAATTGCAAGGTAATACCTTAGAGATTAAGCAGCAGTATCAGAATTTGTCATCGACTCCATTGCCTTTTTCTATGGGTTTTCATCCCTACTTTCAGGTAGCTGACAAAAATCAATTAGAGTTTGACATCCCCTCTGGCGAATATCAAAATCAAACAACTAAAGAAATTTATCCATTTCATGGTAATTTTGATTTTAGTCAGGATGAAATAGACGTTGCCTTTAAGGAACTAACTAGTCAATCGGCCTCTGTGGTAGACAACGGCAGAAAGCTCACACTGTCCCTAGAATATGGCAATGAATATCCCATCTTGGTCTTTTGGACGATTAAAGGCAAAGAATTCTATTGTCTAGAGCCTTGGAGTGCGCCTCGTAATTCCCTGAACACTGGCGAGCATCTGATTGTGTTAGCCCCAGGAGAGAGTTACCAAGCATCTGTACGCCTAACGGCAAATTTCTTCTAG